In the Flavisolibacter tropicus genome, one interval contains:
- a CDS encoding DUF4240 domain-containing protein: MGLFDKLFGGTKKNTNSEPPNTSFTASDALMDEGQFWRIIQTAKDSAIGDYEQQQEELANELRKLTLDNIILFGNRFRYFRGQANTWELWGAIYIIHGGCGDDSFNDFREWVIGQGSEFYYRTVNDPETLVDVDTAKIENVEWEGLSYVPAAVFEELTGQAMPYPYREKLETTGNEWEEEGDDLKQMFPKLTVKYSDNI; encoded by the coding sequence ATGGGACTATTTGACAAACTTTTTGGCGGGACGAAAAAGAATACAAATTCTGAGCCGCCAAACACAAGCTTTACTGCATCAGACGCACTTATGGACGAAGGTCAGTTTTGGAGAATTATCCAGACTGCGAAGGACAGTGCTATTGGTGACTACGAGCAGCAGCAAGAAGAATTAGCAAATGAACTTCGCAAGTTGACACTTGACAACATCATCTTATTTGGTAACAGATTTAGGTACTTTAGAGGGCAAGCAAATACTTGGGAACTTTGGGGCGCTATTTATATTATTCACGGCGGTTGCGGTGATGATAGTTTTAATGATTTTAGGGAGTGGGTAATTGGACAGGGTAGTGAGTTCTATTACAGGACAGTAAACGACCCAGAAACACTCGTTGACGTTGACACCGCCAAGATTGAAAATGTTGAATGGGAAGGTTTGAGTTATGTACCGGCGGCCGTTTTTGAAGAGCTAACTGGACAAGCAATGCCTTATCCATATAGGGAGAAGTTAGAGACGACTGGCAACGAATGGGAAGAAGAGGGTGACGACTTAAAACAAATGTTTCCAAAGCTTACTGTAAAGTATTCAGACAACATCTAA